The Erythrobacter sp. Alg231-14 genome has a segment encoding these proteins:
- a CDS encoding zinc-binding dehydrogenase — translation MAKAAILETPGQGLTIGDIEVADPMPHEVLIDTKACGLCHSDLHFIDGHYPHALPAIPGHEAAGIVRAVGSEVTTVKPGDHVVSCLSAFCGTCEFCVTGRMALCLGGATRRGKGDAPRITRSDGAPVAQMLNLSALSEQMLIHENACVSIDKDMPLDRAAVIGCAVTTGAGTIFNACNVTPGETVLVVGCGGVGLATINAAKIAGAGKVIAADPLPEKRALAETLGATHTVDALADDVVKQIMEISGGGVDWGIEAVGRQASADLAVAALRRGGTAVILGMMPLDCKVGLGAMDLLGGKKLMGAIMGMNHFPVDLPRLVDFYMRGLLDLDTIIAERISLDDVNAGFDKMREGSHARSVVMFD, via the coding sequence ATGGCAAAAGCAGCAATTCTGGAAACACCAGGTCAAGGTTTGACGATCGGCGACATCGAAGTCGCCGATCCCATGCCACACGAAGTATTGATCGACACGAAGGCTTGCGGCCTTTGCCATTCCGATTTGCACTTTATCGATGGTCACTACCCGCATGCATTGCCCGCAATTCCCGGGCATGAGGCGGCCGGCATTGTGCGGGCCGTTGGCAGCGAAGTGACCACGGTAAAGCCCGGCGATCACGTCGTCTCCTGCCTCAGCGCGTTTTGCGGCACTTGCGAATTTTGCGTAACAGGCCGGATGGCTCTTTGCCTTGGCGGGGCGACCCGCCGCGGCAAAGGGGACGCGCCGCGCATCACGCGCAGTGATGGTGCGCCGGTGGCGCAAATGCTCAACCTTTCCGCTTTGTCTGAACAGATGTTGATCCACGAAAATGCGTGCGTTTCGATTGATAAAGACATGCCGCTTGACCGCGCCGCTGTGATCGGTTGCGCGGTGACAACCGGCGCCGGAACGATCTTTAACGCGTGCAATGTGACACCGGGCGAAACCGTCTTGGTCGTCGGGTGCGGCGGTGTTGGTCTCGCGACCATCAACGCAGCCAAAATTGCGGGCGCAGGAAAGGTGATTGCCGCCGATCCTTTGCCGGAAAAACGCGCATTGGCCGAAACATTGGGCGCGACCCATACGGTCGATGCTTTGGCCGATGACGTGGTCAAACAGATCATGGAAATCTCTGGCGGCGGCGTCGATTGGGGAATTGAGGCCGTCGGGCGTCAGGCATCGGCCGATCTCGCCGTTGCCGCGTTGCGGCGCGGGGGCACAGCAGTGATCTTGGGCATGATGCCTTTGGATTGCAAAGTCGGCCTTGGTGCGATGGACCTTTTGGGCGGAAAGAAATTGATGGGCGCGATCATGGGGATGAACCACTTCCCCGTTGACCTACCGCGACTGGTGGATTTCTACATGCGCGGCTTGCTCGACCTCGACACCATTATCGCTGAACGGATCAGCCTTGATGATGTGAATGCGGGCTTTGATAAAATGCGTGAAGGGAGCCACGCGCGCAGCGTGGTTATGTTCGACTGA
- a CDS encoding phosphotransferase gives MSIDFDKEMVGTIEVPEADKLDLEKLTAWFEANVEGYEGPISYTKFKGGQSNPTYKIETPGANYVLRRQPFGKLLPSAHAVDREYKAMTGLHPTGFPVPKTYGLCEDPEVLGSKFFVMSMADGRSLWNGALPGCSVDERRALYNALIDTMADMHLNVPDDIGLGDYGKPTDYCARQISRWTKQYKLSETEHMPQMERLIEWLPQTIPSQHGSSVVHGDYRLDNVIFAHDEARVIAVLDWELSTLGDPIADFSYLMLNWFQPSDDGRAGLMGLDLETLGIPTVEEAVERYVARTGYPVPPMDWYFAYNLFRLAGIMQGIKKRVIDGTASSAHAKAMSDRVSPLVARAYEFALAAGMPA, from the coding sequence ATGAGCATTGATTTTGACAAGGAAATGGTCGGCACAATTGAGGTGCCGGAAGCTGATAAACTTGACCTTGAAAAGTTGACTGCATGGTTCGAAGCCAATGTGGAAGGCTATGAAGGCCCGATCAGCTACACCAAATTCAAGGGCGGCCAATCCAATCCGACCTACAAAATCGAAACACCCGGCGCGAATTATGTTCTGCGCCGCCAACCATTTGGCAAATTGCTGCCATCGGCGCATGCGGTGGATCGCGAATACAAGGCCATGACCGGCCTGCACCCAACCGGATTTCCGGTGCCCAAGACATACGGGCTTTGCGAAGATCCGGAGGTTTTGGGGTCCAAGTTCTTTGTGATGAGCATGGCGGATGGCCGTTCATTGTGGAACGGTGCCCTTCCCGGCTGTTCAGTCGATGAACGCCGCGCGCTTTACAACGCTTTGATCGATACAATGGCGGATATGCACCTTAACGTGCCGGACGACATTGGTCTGGGCGATTATGGCAAGCCGACCGATTATTGCGCGCGCCAAATTTCGCGTTGGACGAAACAATACAAGCTGTCCGAAACCGAGCACATGCCGCAAATGGAGCGGTTGATTGAATGGTTGCCGCAAACCATCCCTTCACAGCATGGATCATCGGTGGTCCACGGCGATTACCGGCTCGATAATGTGATTTTCGCCCATGATGAGGCCCGCGTGATCGCGGTGTTGGATTGGGAATTGTCGACGCTGGGCGATCCTATTGCCGATTTCAGCTATTTGATGCTCAATTGGTTCCAACCTTCGGATGATGGTCGCGCCGGTTTAATGGGTCTTGATCTGGAAACCTTGGGCATTCCCACGGTCGAAGAGGCGGTCGAACGCTATGTCGCGCGCACCGGATACCCTGTTCCGCCCATGGATTGGTATTTTGCCTACAATTTGTTCCGGCTCGCCGGGATTATGCAAGGGATCAAGAAACGCGTCATCGATGGAACCGCATCATCCGCCCATGCCAAAGCGATGAGCGATCGCGTATCACCATTGGTGGCAAGAGCGTATGAATTCGCGCTAGCCGCCGGGATGCCCGCCTAA
- the dapD gene encoding 2,3,4,5-tetrahydropyridine-2,6-dicarboxylate N-succinyltransferase has protein sequence MTDTLITQIGTAWENRAEITPGSDVRHAVSEALAMLDNGEARVASPDGNGGWVVNQWLKKAVLLSFRLNDNRVMEDAAGGDAAYDKVPIKFAGWGENRFRDAGFRIVPGAVVRRGSFIGKGAVVMPSFVNIGAYVGEGTMVDTWATVGSCAQIGANVHISGGAGIGGVLEPLQAEPVIIGDGAFIGARSEVAEGVRVGEGAVLSMGVYLGASTKIIDRATGEIHMGEVPPYAVVVPGSLPGKPLPDGTPGPSLYCAVIVKTVDAQTRSKTGINELLRD, from the coding sequence ATGACCGACACCCTAATCACCCAGATCGGAACGGCTTGGGAAAATCGCGCAGAAATCACACCCGGCAGCGATGTGCGCCATGCGGTTAGCGAAGCGTTGGCGATGTTGGACAATGGCGAGGCGCGCGTTGCTTCCCCCGATGGCAATGGCGGATGGGTCGTCAATCAATGGTTGAAAAAGGCGGTTCTGTTGTCGTTCCGCTTAAACGACAACCGCGTCATGGAAGACGCGGCCGGCGGCGATGCGGCCTATGACAAAGTTCCGATCAAGTTTGCCGGATGGGGCGAAAACCGCTTTCGCGATGCAGGGTTCCGCATTGTTCCGGGCGCGGTTGTGCGCCGGGGCAGCTTCATCGGCAAAGGCGCGGTGGTGATGCCCAGTTTCGTCAATATCGGCGCCTATGTTGGCGAAGGGACGATGGTGGACACTTGGGCTACCGTGGGATCATGCGCGCAAATTGGTGCGAATGTGCACATTTCCGGCGGCGCCGGGATCGGCGGCGTACTTGAACCGCTTCAGGCAGAGCCGGTGATCATCGGTGACGGAGCCTTTATCGGCGCGCGCAGCGAAGTCGCAGAAGGCGTCCGCGTCGGCGAAGGCGCAGTCTTGTCCATGGGCGTTTATCTGGGTGCCTCGACCAAAATCATCGACCGGGCTACCGGCGAAATTCACATGGGCGAAGTGCCTCCCTATGCGGTGGTTGTTCCTGGCAGCCTGCCGGGTAAACCTCTGCCCGACGGCACACCAGGCCCATCGCTTTATTGCGCCGTGATCGTTAAAACCGTGGACGCGCAAACGCGCTCAAAAACCGGCATCAACGAATTGTTGCGCGATTGA
- a CDS encoding membrane dipeptidase: MQLAIGPLEGNSGRHFDPVRFAASTCAAIALCAAFAAPLAAQTAENPAEGSVVEEAVVEAVIEVDPALQAAEAALQIAPVFDGHNDVPIQLRARFGNQINDFDFADTSGTGDTHPQGRAMHTDIERLATGQVGAQYWSVYVPVSLSEPEAVQMTMEQIDVMKRLIDRYPEALRYAETADDVEAAIADGRVASMLGMEGGHSIGSSLGVLRQMYALGARYMTITHSRNTPWADSATDAPEHGGLSAFGKDVIREMNRIGMLVDLSHVSEDAMHDALDAARAPVIFSHSGVRAINGHARNVPDSVLTRLPDNGGIVMVVALPGFLNEERRDWFAEREAEQARQQSLFQGQPDVIASAMDDWDAANPEPATMISHMADHIDHIRAMIGVEYIGIGADFDGMPTGPVGFEDVGGYPQLFAELSRRGYSQVEMELIASRNAIRVLREAERYAAQVSDQPPIETASPTQD; the protein is encoded by the coding sequence ATGCAACTCGCCATTGGACCACTCGAAGGAAATTCCGGCCGTCATTTTGACCCAGTTCGTTTCGCGGCATCAACGTGTGCTGCGATTGCGTTGTGCGCCGCTTTTGCGGCTCCCTTGGCCGCTCAAACTGCCGAGAATCCTGCAGAGGGCAGCGTGGTCGAAGAGGCGGTTGTCGAGGCCGTAATAGAGGTCGATCCTGCGCTTCAAGCGGCAGAAGCGGCGTTGCAAATCGCGCCTGTTTTCGATGGCCACAACGATGTGCCGATCCAATTGCGCGCGCGATTTGGCAATCAAATCAACGATTTCGACTTCGCCGATACAAGCGGGACCGGCGACACCCACCCGCAAGGGCGCGCCATGCACACCGATATTGAACGATTGGCCACCGGCCAAGTCGGTGCACAATATTGGTCGGTTTATGTCCCTGTCAGCCTGTCTGAACCCGAAGCGGTGCAGATGACGATGGAGCAGATCGACGTGATGAAACGCCTGATCGACCGTTATCCTGAAGCGCTGCGCTACGCCGAAACCGCCGATGATGTCGAAGCCGCGATCGCCGACGGTCGTGTCGCGTCTATGTTGGGCATGGAAGGCGGCCATTCGATCGGATCAAGTCTAGGCGTTCTGCGTCAGATGTACGCCTTGGGCGCGCGGTACATGACCATCACCCACAGCCGGAACACGCCATGGGCCGACAGCGCAACAGATGCCCCCGAACATGGCGGGTTGAGCGCATTTGGCAAGGATGTGATCCGCGAAATGAACCGGATCGGGATGTTGGTTGATCTAAGCCATGTGAGTGAGGATGCGATGCACGATGCGTTGGATGCGGCGCGTGCACCTGTGATTTTTAGCCATTCGGGCGTCCGCGCCATCAACGGCCACGCGCGCAATGTGCCCGACAGCGTGCTGACCCGTTTGCCGGACAATGGCGGCATCGTCATGGTCGTGGCATTGCCCGGATTTCTTAATGAAGAGCGCAGGGATTGGTTCGCTGAACGCGAAGCGGAACAAGCGCGGCAGCAATCGCTGTTTCAAGGACAGCCCGATGTGATTGCATCCGCGATGGATGATTGGGATGCCGCCAATCCCGAACCCGCCACAATGATCAGCCATATGGCTGATCACATCGATCATATCCGTGCGATGATCGGGGTGGAATATATCGGCATTGGTGCCGATTTTGATGGGATGCCGACGGGACCCGTCGGTTTTGAGGATGTCGGCGGATACCCGCAATTGTTCGCCGAATTGTCGCGCCGCGGATATTCCCAAGTCGAAATGGAATTGATCGCAAGCCGCAACGCCATCCGCGTCTTACGCGAAGCGGAACGCTATGCAGCGCAGGTCAGTGATCAGCCACCAATTGAAACGGCATCGCCGACGCAGGATTAA
- a CDS encoding DoxX family protein, whose translation MIKQRLKTGLRWVLAVFYAFAGYMHIVAPAPFLTIMPDAIPYAEAIVFWTGIAEIVGAIALVQPFNLRLRQAGGIGLALYALCVWPANINHLMMDLAREDGGLGLAYHIPRMIAQPFIIWWALWAGDVRIGRRA comes from the coding sequence ATGATCAAGCAGCGATTGAAAACAGGGCTTCGATGGGTGTTGGCGGTTTTCTACGCCTTTGCTGGATACATGCACATCGTCGCACCTGCTCCCTTTCTGACCATCATGCCGGATGCGATCCCCTATGCCGAGGCGATCGTCTTTTGGACCGGGATTGCGGAAATTGTCGGCGCGATTGCCTTGGTGCAACCGTTCAACCTGCGGCTCAGACAGGCGGGCGGCATTGGGCTTGCGCTTTATGCGCTGTGTGTGTGGCCGGCCAATATCAACCATTTGATGATGGATTTAGCGCGCGAGGATGGGGGACTGGGCCTTGCCTATCACATCCCGCGCATGATCGCCCAACCGTTCATCATATGGTGGGCTTTATGGGCCGGTGATGTGCGCATCGGGCGACGGGCATAA
- a CDS encoding SWIB/MDM2 domain-containing protein codes for MAGKTNALQKPVQLSGDLEAVIGKGPMTRAQVTSKVWEYIKAHSLQDANDKRQINPDGKLSAVIGKDQISMFKMTAAVSKHLT; via the coding sequence ATGGCCGGAAAAACCAATGCTCTGCAGAAACCAGTGCAATTGTCAGGTGATTTGGAAGCAGTGATCGGCAAAGGCCCGATGACTCGCGCTCAAGTGACTTCGAAAGTTTGGGAATACATCAAGGCACACAGCCTTCAGGACGCCAACGACAAGCGTCAGATCAACCCAGACGGCAAGCTTAGCGCTGTGATCGGCAAAGACCAGATCTCAATGTTCAAGATGACGGCTGCTGTTTCTAAGCACCTCACCTAA